The Acanthopagrus latus isolate v.2019 chromosome 11, fAcaLat1.1, whole genome shotgun sequence genome segment CCACGCTTTGTAAGAAGCTCACACCTGGAGCGTGTCCTCACCACACCTGGGCTGTCCTGGCCACACCTGGACTGTCCTCACCACACCTGGACTGTCCTCACCACACCTCGACTGTCCTCTCAAGCAGGGTCACTTCAGCCTCCTGGATCACGCTGGTCCAGGTCCAGTCAGGACGGGATCGGACTGGCAGAGTCCGGTCATCATGTTGGGGTGATCTCTGATGAGTTGTGATCCGGGTGGACGGATGTGAGCTTTGTACAAAGTGTTTTTGGTCCTTGTAGAAGAATCGGACTTCATACTGACCCTCTAAGAACAACTAGAACTTGTAGTCTTAAACAGCCGGAAGATATTTAAGAATACAAttaattaatgttgttgtttcttcacttcCTTTAAAATCTCTTCATGTGACAGAGTTCAGCTGCTTCTCACAAACCCAACCAGTTTGTTTCATGTAGAATTCAGATAagaaagcagctgtttgtgaagTTTGGACTCGCAGACAAACGTCAGATTCAATGAGTTACTTTAAGTTCTCCGTCAGTGTTTCAACCTCCCCACAGAGCGGATCCGCCCACAACCAGCGGTTGGGTTTCCTCCAGAAGGGGCGACGTGCCGACTCACTGAGCATCCAAAGCAGCTGAACTCTGAGTTTTTGTTGTGACGTTTTGTAAAAAGTTtaactgtgtgaatgtttaGAAACTGTTGGTCAGAATGTATTTTCTACTTCttgtctgttgttgttcctgtcagtagtgatgtcatcagtccaATTAATATGTCAaaccaagaagaaaaaaacattttcgtCAGATGAtgaaaggttttgttttgcttcatgtCTGAGAAATTCTGAGGGCAAATATTGAAAGATAAAATTTgatgaagaacaaacaaacaatgaaactCAGATGAAGTTAATTCTGAGAAGAACCTCAGACCAGGGTCCATTAACTGGCTGTTCTGGAGCTGATGATCTTCATCAGCATATTTAAAAGTCCGGAGCTATTGTGGTCCTGAACCTTGAAGTCAACACAACCAGAAGTCATGAACTGATGAAGACTGTGTTGTATGACTGAAAGCTCCAGGACAGCTACACAATGGACCTCGTGGTGAAACTCTGCCACGTGACACTGAGTCATATTTCTGGcaactgatttttatttgtgctgttcAGAACCTCATAGAGAAACTTTATGTTTTAAGAAAATCATCATCTTTGTAACTCTGGTATGAAGATCTCACTGTTACTATGACAACCAGTTCTTCTAAATGTCCATCTTGTGTCAGGAGCTGATCCAGTAACCCATTaactcctgtctgtctgtctgtctgtctgtctgcactgttTAACTCCTGAATGTTGGTTTGttagtgaaaaataaagacagaattaGAAAcactcagtttgtgtttgagatcAAATCAATGACAGAAATCTTCACAGCACAAGTTCCAGAATCTCAACATCCAGATCTGTGTTCAAGATATTTACCTTTAAAACATACAGGTGTGTCTAAAGCAGCAGTGCATCCTGGGTGTTTATAAATCACTGTTGATGACCTCAGCAGAAGAATTTTCCAACAGTTCAGACAAAATGGAGGACAGTAAACAGTGCGACACACGCAGGAAGTGGAGCGACAGACACATCCCATAATACGACAGCTGTCTGTACAGTGTGTACTGACCGTCACACCCAAAGCAGCAACATGTTGTTATGATAACAGGAGGTGATGTCACAggctgtgtgagtctgtgtcgGCCATGTTGAGAGCTGTTTGACCCCTCACTGCAGAGGGACGATGCTATTTTGTAGAGCTGTCCTAACAGCTAGTGGAAACTATTAAACTCTATATAGTGactcaaagtatcccacaatgcattgcaAAAAGAAGTGTACAACCGATGGTCACTAACcaagcaatatttaccatcatgcattgtgcagagagaaaaaatgatgGCATTATGCgacagcagtgatgtcattcacGGCGCCTGAGGGTCCAGAGTGTCAGTGAGCCCCCTTATGAAGTCCACCATGTTGGACTCTCTGTGTAATGACCAGGACCAGGAGGAATGAGGGGGGGGGTTTTGGACACAACCTCTGAGAGTCTTCATAGTGAGGAGACAATGATGTCCCAGAATGCCTTGCTGCTCCAGTTTAAAGTGCAGTCACACAcaatgtgatgacatcattctTTACACTCTTCCGCTGCGGGCTGTCTTCTTCCTAGCtgctcagttgtcatggaaacGGTTCAgtcacctccagctgctgacctctgacctctgactggAGGGGGCGGAGCCTCACTGAGTCCACAGAGAGACATAAATAAATGCTCTTGTTCTGATTGGAGGTTCAGTTAAAGTTCAAGGTTAGTTAACCTAAGATCTGGTGCGGGTGAAGAGCTGATCCTGGTCATCAGACTGGGTTTATTAATCTGGGGGATGAAaactataaatataaatattgttaCAAATCATTGGCATGAAATTGTAATCAAGTACCAAAAGTAACAGTACGCATGACTGTTTTCATCATATACATTATTGATCATAATCTATAATATAATCAATATTATATGATTGATATTATTGATTATGAGGAATAAAACTGGACTAGataaagtacagtacttgagtaaatgtactgggTAAAAGTGACAGGAGGAACAACAGTTCTTTACCATGATCCTCCAGGTCTGTCTGGTCCTGCTGAGGCAGTGCTGCCCCCCTGTGGTCAAGTCAGGACACTACAGCAATGATAAACTGTAACTCATCAGTCTGCAGAGTCCAGCAGGGAATCCAGCAGGGGAGACCAGCAGGGAATCCAGCATGGAATCCAGCAGGAAGACCAGCATGGAGTCCAGCAGGGGGCCAGCAGGGAGTCCAGCAGGGAGTCCAGCAGGGAATCCAGCATGGAGTCCAGCATGGAGTCCAGCATGGAGTCCAGCAGGGAGACCAGCAGGGAATCCAGCATGGAGTCCAGCATGGAGTCCAGCATGGAGTCCAGCAGGGAGACCAGCAGGGAGTCCAGCAGGGAGTCCAGCAGGGAATCCAGCATGGAGTCCAGCATGGAGTCCAGCAGGAAGACCAGCATGGAGTCCAGCAGGGGGCCAGCAGGGAGTCCAGCAGGGAATCCAGCATGGAGTCCAGCAGGGGGCCAGCAGGGGAGACCAGCATGGAGTCCAGCATGGAGTCCAGCAGGGAGTCCAGCATGGAGTCCAGCATGGAGTCCAGCAGGGAATCCAGCATGGAGTCCAGCAGGGGGCCAGCAGGGGAGACCAGCATGGAGTCCAGCATGGGAGTCCAGCAGGGAGTCCAGCAGGGGGCCAGCAGGGGACCAGCAGGGAGTCCAGCAGGGAATCCAGCATGGAGTCCAGCAGGGAGACCAGCAGGGGGCCAGCAGGGAGACCAGCAGGGAATCCAGCAGGGAGTCCAGCAGGGGGCCAGCATGGAGTCCAGCAGGGAGACCAGCAGGGAGTCCAGCAGGGGGCCAGCATGGAGTCCAGCATGGAGTCCAGCATGGAGACCAGCAGGGAGTGCTGTTTAGAACACATTCACACGCTTCTTTTATCATTAGTTTTCCAAGTAGATAATTATAGCTAATGTTCagaatcaataaaaacattattttatagACTTAACAATGAAAAACTATGACATGAAG includes the following:
- the LOC119028918 gene encoding uncharacterized protein LOC119028918 isoform X3, producing the protein MLDSMLDSMLAPCWTPCWSPCWTPCWPPAGLPAGFPAGLPAGPLLVSLLDSMLDSLLDSLLVPCWPPAGLPAGLPCWTPCWSPLLAPCWTPCWIPCWTPCWTPCWTPCWTPCWTPCWSPLLAPCWTPCWIPCWTPCWPPAGLHAGLPAGLHAGLHAGFPAGLPAGLPAGLPAGLHAGLHAGLHAGFPAGLPAGLHAGLHAGLHAGFPAGLPAGLPAGPLLDSMLVFLLDSMLDSLLVSPAGFPAGLCRLMSYSLSLL
- the LOC119028918 gene encoding uncharacterized protein LOC119028918 isoform X2, which translates into the protein MTTATACECVLNSTPCWSPCWTPCWTPCWPPAGLPAGLPAGLHAGPLLDSLLDSLLVSLLAPCWSPCWTPCWIPCWTPCWSPAGPLLDSLLDSHAGLHAGLPCWPPAGLHAGFPAGLHAGLHAGLPAGLHAGLHAGLPCWPPAGLHAGFPAGLPAGPLLDSMLVFLLDSMLDSMLDSLLDSLLDSLLVSLLDSMLDSMLDSMLDSLLVSLLDSMLDSMLDSMLDSLLDSLLDSLLAPCWTPCWSSCWIPCWIPCWSPLLDSLLDSAD
- the LOC119028918 gene encoding uncharacterized protein LOC119028918 isoform X1; amino-acid sequence: MTTATALPAGLHAGLHAGLHAGPLLDSLLVSLLDSMLAPCWTPCWIPCWSPCWPPAGLPAGLHAGFPAGLPAGPLLAPCWTPCWTPMLDSMLVSPAGPLLDSMLDSLLDSMLDSMLDSLLDSMLDSMLVSPAGPLLDSMLDSLLDSLLAPCWTPCWSSCWTPCWTPCWIPCWTPCWTPCWSPCWTPCWTPCWTPCWIPCWSPCWTPCWTPCWTPCWIPCWTPCWTPCWPPAGLHAGLPAGFHAGFPAGLPCWIPCWTLQTDELQFIIAVVS